The following are encoded together in the Methylomonas methanica MC09 genome:
- the tssM gene encoding type VI secretion system membrane subunit TssM: MGKLKAFFTNKWVIQFLGLLAFSILIWLAGPLIAFAGSAPLESELVRILVIATVFVGWVIFRLIMQIRAGNTEKQLVEELVANDADQVAMASEDEVDTLRKGFEEALTVLKQSRTEAKSGSQYIYQLPWYAIIGAPGSGKTTALINSGLHFPLAEKLGKHAIKGVSGTRNCDWWFADDAVFLDTAGRYTTQESHQAVDAAGWAGFLNLIKKHRPLRPLNGVIVATSISDLLQQSEQERVEHAKAIRNRINELYQQLGVRLPVYLLFTKADLVAGFSDFFADLAPEQRAQVWGETFSATTLQGDHDVVTQFGDAYAELLQRLQMRTLNRIQDERDMQRRGAILDFPQQMALLKPAMLDFLQATFAVNRYEQAVLLRGVYFTSGTQEGTPIDRVLGILASAFRLDRQAAPMYSGQGKSFFLTRLLKDVLFPEAELAGQDPKLAKRKRLMQMAAYIGSGLLFLLVIGLWTASYFNNQSILDKVEAQIAEYHAIKSSGSDSQGNFNALLPRLNILLAIQEDYKDSGIMSRFGLSQADKIQAAAQHSYETILRNYFLPAIQMRLKERMQGPEANNLDVLYQLLKVYLMFNQTDKLDPATAVAWIRADWDRQYATDPESLGQLVLHLDNLLKLQLDPMQIDEGFVGAVRNKLTQVPLIGQIYSRFKTEALIDQSHDFKLGKALGPDTTRVFVLSDGKDVSAYTIPGLFTAYGYTELFLKKSRDFVKDAVEQNWVLGSQSKADVLQIQQLHGELKKLYLNEYQAAWSDLLAKLKLQSAVTTNQTAQILDILSRPDGPLHALLVSIDENTALTRLNKQVSDALANVAGKALAAAGAAGGQALALAQDAAGLDTGPDPVQMVEDKFEPLRNLVAGGPDKPSALDPVLQQLKSLRDYFLQLSTANTGGQALQNQANLFSGAGMDVLKQAQLEFARLPEPLKTWFQIIVNSGGNKLSSAAKAQLSDMVKTGVASPCKAALNGRYPFSSASSQDVLLADFAKLFAPSGLIDQFFQANLKTFVDTTKPVWTEMAAEKPLGLSQASIRQFQTASKIRDAFFAVGNMPQVQFELKPQLLDNNVGTFRLQVEGQEAVYRHGPEQSISMKWPGPNPSQGVRIVFETLDGRQVSRGKEGTWAFFRLLDEATIVQGNAPERFTLTFKLQGMSASYQLLAASVNNPFNLQELQSFRCPDAL, translated from the coding sequence ATGGGCAAGCTCAAAGCATTTTTTACCAATAAATGGGTTATTCAGTTTCTGGGTTTGCTGGCGTTCAGTATCCTGATCTGGCTGGCCGGGCCGTTGATAGCCTTCGCGGGCAGTGCGCCGCTGGAGTCGGAACTGGTCAGGATTTTGGTCATCGCCACCGTGTTTGTCGGCTGGGTGATTTTCCGGCTGATCATGCAGATTCGGGCGGGTAATACCGAAAAACAACTGGTCGAGGAATTGGTCGCCAACGATGCCGATCAGGTCGCCATGGCGTCCGAAGATGAAGTGGATACGCTACGCAAAGGCTTTGAGGAAGCATTGACGGTGTTGAAGCAATCGCGCACCGAAGCAAAATCCGGCAGCCAGTATATTTATCAATTACCCTGGTATGCCATCATCGGTGCGCCCGGTTCCGGTAAAACCACGGCCTTGATCAACTCCGGTTTGCATTTTCCACTGGCGGAAAAACTGGGCAAGCATGCGATAAAAGGCGTCAGCGGCACCCGAAATTGCGATTGGTGGTTTGCCGACGACGCGGTGTTTCTGGATACGGCCGGCCGCTATACCACGCAGGAAAGCCATCAAGCCGTGGATGCGGCCGGATGGGCCGGCTTTTTGAATCTGATCAAAAAGCATCGGCCGCTACGCCCCCTGAACGGAGTCATCGTCGCCACCAGTATTTCCGATCTGTTGCAGCAATCCGAGCAGGAACGGGTCGAACATGCCAAAGCCATTCGCAACCGCATCAACGAGTTGTATCAACAGCTGGGCGTGCGTTTGCCGGTGTATTTGCTGTTTACCAAAGCCGATTTGGTAGCCGGATTCAGCGACTTTTTCGCCGATTTAGCCCCGGAGCAGCGGGCTCAAGTGTGGGGGGAAACCTTTTCCGCCACCACCTTACAGGGCGATCACGATGTAGTGACTCAATTCGGCGACGCTTATGCGGAATTACTGCAACGTTTGCAAATGCGCACGCTCAATCGTATTCAGGATGAACGCGATATGCAACGTCGGGGAGCCATCCTGGATTTTCCGCAGCAGATGGCTTTATTAAAGCCGGCCATGCTGGATTTTTTGCAGGCAACCTTTGCGGTCAATCGCTACGAGCAAGCCGTGTTATTGCGGGGGGTGTATTTCACCAGCGGCACCCAGGAAGGCACGCCCATCGACCGGGTATTGGGTATTCTGGCCAGCGCCTTTCGTCTGGATAGGCAAGCCGCGCCTATGTATAGCGGTCAAGGTAAAAGCTTTTTCCTGACCCGTTTGTTAAAGGATGTATTGTTTCCGGAAGCGGAGCTGGCCGGACAAGATCCCAAATTGGCCAAACGCAAACGCTTGATGCAAATGGCCGCTTATATCGGTTCCGGTTTGCTGTTTTTGCTGGTGATCGGTTTGTGGACCGCCAGTTATTTCAACAACCAATCGATACTGGATAAGGTGGAGGCGCAAATCGCCGAATACCACGCCATCAAAAGCAGTGGCAGCGATAGCCAAGGCAATTTCAATGCCTTGTTGCCGCGCTTGAATATTTTGCTGGCCATACAGGAAGATTACAAAGACAGTGGCATCATGTCCAGGTTCGGCCTATCGCAAGCCGATAAAATTCAGGCAGCCGCCCAGCATAGTTACGAAACCATCCTGCGTAATTATTTTTTACCCGCGATTCAGATGCGTTTGAAAGAACGCATGCAAGGACCCGAAGCCAATAATCTGGACGTGCTCTACCAGCTGTTAAAAGTCTATTTAATGTTCAACCAGACCGATAAACTCGATCCCGCTACCGCTGTGGCCTGGATCCGCGCGGATTGGGACAGACAATACGCGACCGACCCGGAAAGTCTGGGGCAGTTGGTGCTGCATCTGGATAATCTGCTCAAGCTGCAGCTGGACCCGATGCAGATCGATGAAGGGTTTGTCGGCGCGGTGCGTAACAAGCTCACGCAAGTGCCGCTGATCGGGCAGATTTACTCCCGCTTCAAAACCGAGGCCTTAATAGACCAAAGCCACGATTTTAAGTTGGGTAAAGCATTGGGGCCGGATACCACTCGGGTATTCGTGTTGTCGGACGGCAAAGATGTGTCGGCTTATACCATTCCGGGCTTGTTTACGGCCTATGGCTACACCGAGTTGTTTCTAAAAAAAAGCCGGGATTTCGTCAAGGACGCTGTAGAACAGAATTGGGTGCTGGGTAGCCAGTCCAAAGCCGACGTTTTGCAAATTCAGCAATTACACGGCGAATTGAAGAAACTGTATTTAAACGAATACCAGGCGGCTTGGTCTGATTTGCTGGCTAAATTGAAATTACAATCGGCGGTCACGACCAATCAGACCGCGCAAATCCTGGACATTTTGTCGAGGCCCGACGGTCCTCTGCACGCCTTGTTGGTCAGTATCGATGAAAATACCGCGCTAACCCGCTTGAATAAGCAAGTGAGCGATGCACTGGCCAATGTTGCCGGAAAAGCGTTGGCTGCCGCAGGTGCGGCAGGCGGCCAAGCGTTGGCGCTGGCGCAGGATGCCGCAGGCCTGGATACCGGCCCAGACCCGGTGCAGATGGTGGAAGACAAGTTTGAACCCCTGCGCAATCTGGTAGCCGGCGGACCGGACAAGCCGAGCGCCTTGGACCCGGTATTGCAGCAATTGAAAAGTCTGCGCGATTACTTTCTGCAACTCAGCACTGCCAATACCGGCGGTCAGGCGTTACAAAATCAGGCCAATTTATTCAGCGGCGCCGGTATGGATGTACTGAAACAGGCGCAATTGGAGTTTGCCCGCTTGCCGGAACCCTTGAAAACCTGGTTCCAGATTATCGTCAATAGCGGCGGCAATAAGCTGTCTTCCGCCGCCAAGGCTCAGTTGAGCGATATGGTGAAAACCGGGGTGGCGTCGCCTTGCAAGGCGGCATTGAACGGCCGTTATCCGTTTTCCAGCGCTTCCTCGCAGGATGTGTTATTGGCCGATTTTGCCAAACTGTTTGCGCCGTCCGGTTTGATCGACCAGTTTTTTCAAGCCAATCTGAAAACCTTTGTCGACACCACCAAGCCGGTGTGGACGGAAATGGCCGCCGAGAAACCGCTCGGTTTGTCGCAAGCCTCGATTCGTCAATTTCAAACTGCCTCCAAAATACGCGATGCTTTTTTTGCTGTCGGCAACATGCCGCAAGTGCAATTCGAATTAAAGCCGCAATTGTTGGATAACAATGTCGGCACCTTTCGCTTGCAGGTGGAAGGGCAAGAGGCTGTGTATCGTCACGGTCCCGAACAATCCATCAGCATGAAATGGCCCGGCCCTAACCCCAGTCAGGGCGTGCGCATCGTGTTTGAAACGCTGGACGGACGTCAGGTCAGTCGCGGCAAGGAAGGCACCTGGGCATTTTTTCGCTTGCTGGATGAAGCCACCATTGTGCAGGGCAACGCCCCGGAACGGTTTACCCTTACCTTCAAATTGCAGGGTATGAGCGCCAGTTACCAACTGCTGGCCGCCAGCGTTAACAATCCCTTTAATTTACAGGAACTGCAAAGTTTCCGTTGCCCCGATGCCTTGTGA
- the tssK gene encoding type VI secretion system baseplate subunit TssK: MSENNRIVWSEGMFLRPQHFQQHDRYFESLVRGLSQGVRTYLWGFSRLKLDRTCLAIGKLGLSECSGVFQDGTPFNLPQDDDLPLPLEVPEDEKASVVYLALPLRRSDAIEVDSESSPDNMARYHLGERQVRDHNSGADGRYDVQIGSLKPRLMCDSQERSGYVCLGVARIVEVRADKTVILDEQYIPPAVHCSSAGILAGFARELQGLFHTRGEALAARVAGGGQGGGVAEIADFMLLQMINRYQPLLAHLANAAAMHPEEFFQLCLQLAGELSTFYRPGKRPMAFPDYKHDDLKFSFIPLIDELRGLLSMVLEQNAVQLPLAEVKPGVYVAKRPEINLLEGAIFVLAAKAQVSSELIRSHFPPQVKIGPVEDIQTLVRSALPGITIQALPVAPRQIPYHAGYSYFELNKQSELWGKMSASGGFAIHIGGSFPELELEFWAIRKG; encoded by the coding sequence ATGTCAGAAAATAATCGGATAGTCTGGTCTGAGGGGATGTTTCTTCGCCCTCAGCATTTTCAACAGCATGATCGCTATTTTGAAAGCCTGGTGCGGGGCTTGTCCCAGGGGGTCAGAACGTATTTGTGGGGCTTTTCCCGCCTCAAATTGGATAGGACCTGTCTGGCCATCGGAAAACTGGGGCTGAGCGAGTGCAGCGGGGTGTTTCAGGACGGCACGCCGTTTAATCTGCCGCAGGACGACGATCTGCCGTTGCCGCTGGAAGTGCCGGAAGACGAAAAAGCCAGCGTGGTTTACCTGGCCCTGCCGCTGCGGCGCTCGGACGCTATCGAAGTGGACAGCGAATCCTCTCCGGATAATATGGCCCGTTATCATTTGGGCGAGCGGCAAGTGCGCGACCATAACAGCGGCGCGGACGGCCGTTACGATGTGCAGATAGGCAGTTTAAAGCCGCGCTTGATGTGCGATAGCCAGGAACGTTCCGGCTATGTCTGTTTGGGCGTGGCGCGTATCGTGGAAGTGCGGGCCGATAAAACCGTTATTTTGGATGAACAATACATTCCGCCGGCCGTGCATTGTTCCAGTGCCGGTATTCTGGCCGGCTTCGCCCGCGAGCTGCAAGGCTTGTTTCATACTCGTGGAGAGGCTTTGGCGGCAAGGGTGGCCGGCGGCGGGCAGGGTGGCGGTGTGGCGGAGATAGCCGATTTCATGTTGCTGCAAATGATCAACCGCTATCAACCCTTGCTGGCGCATTTGGCCAACGCCGCAGCCATGCATCCAGAAGAATTCTTTCAATTATGTTTGCAACTTGCCGGCGAGTTGTCGACGTTTTACCGGCCCGGTAAGCGGCCGATGGCGTTTCCCGATTACAAACACGACGATTTGAAGTTCAGCTTTATACCGCTGATCGATGAATTGCGCGGTTTGTTGAGCATGGTGTTGGAGCAAAACGCCGTACAATTGCCGCTGGCGGAAGTCAAACCCGGTGTTTACGTGGCCAAACGTCCGGAAATAAATTTGCTGGAAGGTGCCATTTTCGTTCTCGCGGCCAAGGCGCAAGTCTCCTCGGAATTGATTCGCTCGCACTTCCCGCCGCAAGTCAAGATCGGCCCGGTGGAAGATATCCAGACATTGGTTCGTTCGGCATTGCCCGGCATCACCATTCAGGCCCTGCCGGTGGCGCCGCGGCAGATTCCCTATCATGCCGGTTATTCCTATTTCGAATTGAATAAGCAAAGCGAGCTGTGGGGCAAAATGTCCGCCTCCGGCGGTTTCGCCATTCATATTGGCGGGAGTTTTCCGGAATTGGAGCTCGAGTTTTGGGCCATTAGAAAAGGTTGA
- a CDS encoding caspase family protein, with translation MSVKLFKARKLVLAISTVLLASCAHEASKEEMAKATEGFVIQDTDKLFVVDCLLPGQVRKLGSQMTYLSARRPIRTTAADCEVRGGEYVAYDRANYASALNIWLPKAKEGDAAAQLYVGEIFEKGLGEKADYQAAAQWYEKAANQGNFQAQLNLGHLYEKGLGVPQNKETAMRWYRKSAGLDEAGLQFTPAVDAQTLSANSNETSDELAALREEVAQSRQEAEQLRRQLQDTRQQAVDQQESLRKAQDELEALRNKLQQQKSESPGGSSEVSALEQQLKEKQAQLKSQQAKLGALTKTLSTERKRMQQELQAARQQKTEKATDTAKNDLENRLNQQIETYQNQSAELTSWLTSGKQLDRAKIDARKLALQKQAREIASLKEKLEQKQPTQMASAGNGPNIELIEPSVTVTRGIPSIQFGLGEASKHLVGRIDTKAGLNQLLLNDKPLAVDANGQFETDLALQGKETLVRLVATDKRNQSSDLSLRLLASDHTEQAAYASSNIAQPHQVGDIQFGKFYALIIGNDDYKAYPDLQTPITDAKSLEVLLRERYGFKTKILLNANRHAIMSALNELNQKLTDQDNLLIYYAGHGEIDKKTQSAYWLPVDSEVGNTANWISSQSITEYLSIMPARHIMVVADSCYSGALTGSAVARLPDGMDASKRERWLKAMNSRKARTVLTSGGVKPVMDSGGGSHSVFANAFLKVLRGNKRVIEDYDIFRDVANQVRVSASKAGFEQTPQYAPLQHAGHEGSPFFFVPEA, from the coding sequence ATGTCTGTAAAGCTTTTTAAAGCGCGAAAATTGGTGCTGGCAATCTCCACTGTTTTATTGGCGTCCTGCGCCCATGAAGCCAGTAAGGAAGAAATGGCTAAAGCCACCGAAGGGTTTGTGATTCAAGATACCGACAAATTGTTTGTGGTGGATTGTCTATTGCCTGGGCAGGTACGTAAATTGGGTTCGCAAATGACCTATTTATCCGCACGGCGGCCGATACGCACTACGGCAGCCGATTGCGAGGTTCGGGGCGGCGAATATGTCGCTTATGACCGTGCCAATTATGCCAGCGCCTTGAATATCTGGTTGCCCAAGGCCAAGGAAGGCGATGCGGCCGCTCAATTATACGTGGGCGAGATTTTCGAAAAAGGCTTGGGCGAAAAAGCCGATTATCAGGCGGCGGCGCAATGGTATGAAAAAGCCGCCAATCAGGGCAATTTTCAAGCGCAATTAAACCTGGGCCATCTGTACGAGAAAGGCTTGGGGGTACCGCAAAACAAGGAAACGGCCATGCGTTGGTACCGTAAATCCGCCGGACTGGATGAAGCCGGCTTGCAATTTACCCCGGCGGTGGATGCCCAGACGCTCAGCGCTAACAGTAATGAAACCAGCGATGAATTGGCGGCCTTACGGGAGGAAGTGGCTCAATCCAGGCAAGAAGCCGAACAATTACGCCGACAATTGCAAGACACTCGTCAGCAGGCTGTGGATCAACAGGAAAGTCTGCGCAAGGCTCAGGATGAATTGGAAGCCTTACGCAACAAGCTGCAACAGCAAAAATCCGAAAGCCCCGGGGGTTCCAGTGAAGTGTCGGCTTTAGAGCAGCAGTTAAAAGAAAAACAAGCCCAATTAAAAAGTCAGCAAGCCAAGTTGGGGGCGTTGACCAAAACCTTGAGTACGGAACGCAAGCGCATGCAGCAAGAACTGCAAGCCGCCCGGCAGCAAAAAACCGAGAAAGCTACCGATACCGCCAAGAACGATTTGGAAAACCGTCTCAACCAGCAAATCGAAACCTATCAAAACCAATCCGCCGAATTGACCAGCTGGCTAACGTCCGGCAAACAGTTGGACAGGGCAAAAATCGACGCTCGTAAGCTGGCTCTGCAAAAACAGGCTCGGGAAATTGCCAGCCTGAAAGAAAAATTGGAGCAAAAACAACCTACCCAAATGGCATCGGCCGGCAACGGGCCTAATATCGAATTGATTGAGCCCTCAGTAACTGTCACCCGGGGTATTCCCAGCATTCAATTCGGATTGGGAGAAGCCAGCAAACATTTGGTCGGTCGTATCGACACCAAGGCCGGGCTGAACCAATTGCTGCTCAACGATAAACCGCTGGCCGTCGATGCCAATGGCCAATTCGAAACCGACCTTGCTTTGCAAGGTAAGGAAACATTAGTGCGGCTGGTGGCTACCGACAAGCGTAATCAAAGTAGCGATCTGAGCCTGCGTCTGTTGGCCTCCGATCACACCGAGCAGGCGGCCTACGCCAGTAGTAATATCGCCCAACCTCATCAGGTCGGCGATATTCAGTTTGGTAAGTTCTATGCCTTGATCATCGGCAATGACGACTATAAAGCCTATCCGGATCTGCAAACGCCGATTACCGACGCCAAAAGCCTGGAAGTGTTATTGCGGGAACGCTACGGCTTCAAAACCAAAATTTTGTTAAACGCCAACCGTCACGCCATTATGTCGGCGTTGAATGAGCTGAACCAGAAACTCACCGATCAGGATAATCTGCTGATCTATTACGCCGGCCATGGCGAAATCGATAAAAAAACCCAAAGCGCCTATTGGTTGCCGGTGGATTCGGAGGTCGGTAATACCGCCAACTGGATTTCCAGCCAAAGTATCACGGAATATCTAAGTATCATGCCGGCCCGCCACATCATGGTGGTGGCGGACTCCTGTTATTCCGGCGCATTAACCGGTTCCGCGGTGGCGCGCCTGCCGGACGGCATGGATGCATCCAAGCGCGAGCGCTGGCTGAAGGCTATGAACAGCCGCAAGGCCCGTACCGTCTTGACCTCGGGCGGCGTCAAGCCTGTCATGGATAGCGGCGGCGGGAGCCATTCCGTATTCGCCAATGCGTTTTTGAAAGTGTTGCGCGGCAATAAACGGGTTATCGAGGATTACGACATATTCCGGGATGTGGCCAATCAGGTGCGGGTTTCCGCGTCCAAGGCGGGTTTCGAACAAACGCCCCAATATGCGCCGCTGCAGCATGCCGGCCATGAAGGCAGCCCTTTCTTTTTTGTTCCCGAGGCTTAA
- the tagH gene encoding type VI secretion system-associated FHA domain protein TagH: MVLILKVLTYKGVPSSQPISAQFEGQGGSIGRAPNNQLVLPDPEKFISRVHASIVCEAGHYFIEDSSTGGTFLNDSDIPLQQSRAPLSDGEKIRIGEYELLATIADSATAGFAASIEQPVRQLDFAQNSVLDGPFVPAQPAASQPKADFFSSFVEQPESSAFHQSFTPPQIAETPGNAAVDDLDFGDLLSKLDELPGISHPASSKPAADLPPLPADFFAEETPKPAEASPFPSAVESETSWPPFDEAPAEAPQVPPFAVSEAEPPAPQQQAVEPVFPGEPAKRYEIVEPPMPAAQPVQPQTHNAAADDVLFREFLAGAGISDLHLLPPEQWPALMRTSGELLRAMVQGLMQVLRARAELKSQFRVSVTTMRSVDNNPLKFTPSVDDAMKLILAPTNPGFLPPKQAVSEGFNDIMNHQIAMTAGIQAALAEILRSFDPQLIERTQAEGVLFQKKTKCWEYYVEKYPQLKAVAQEEFFGDAFADAYEKQMLLLSRAAKN; this comes from the coding sequence ATGGTGTTGATTCTCAAGGTCCTAACTTATAAAGGCGTACCTTCCAGTCAGCCCATTAGCGCTCAGTTCGAAGGTCAAGGCGGCTCGATTGGCCGGGCGCCAAATAATCAACTGGTTTTACCCGATCCGGAAAAATTTATTTCGCGGGTGCATGCCAGCATCGTATGCGAAGCCGGACATTATTTTATTGAAGATAGTAGTACCGGCGGCACTTTTCTCAACGATAGCGATATCCCGTTGCAGCAAAGCCGGGCGCCGTTATCGGACGGCGAAAAAATCCGCATAGGCGAATACGAGCTTCTGGCCACTATTGCCGATTCGGCTACGGCCGGTTTTGCCGCCAGCATAGAACAACCGGTAAGGCAGTTGGATTTTGCCCAGAACAGCGTACTGGACGGTCCGTTCGTGCCGGCTCAGCCCGCGGCTTCCCAGCCCAAGGCGGATTTTTTTTCCAGCTTTGTTGAACAGCCGGAATCTTCGGCTTTCCATCAAAGTTTTACCCCGCCGCAAATCGCCGAAACACCGGGTAACGCAGCGGTAGACGATCTGGACTTCGGCGATTTGTTATCTAAATTGGATGAATTGCCGGGTATCAGTCATCCCGCCAGTAGTAAGCCGGCCGCCGATCTGCCGCCCTTGCCGGCGGACTTTTTTGCCGAAGAAACGCCTAAGCCGGCAGAGGCAAGCCCTTTCCCGTCCGCGGTGGAGTCCGAAACGTCTTGGCCGCCATTCGATGAAGCGCCGGCGGAAGCGCCGCAAGTTCCCCCATTCGCTGTGTCGGAAGCTGAGCCGCCGGCACCTCAACAGCAGGCGGTCGAGCCTGTTTTCCCCGGAGAACCCGCGAAACGATATGAAATTGTCGAGCCGCCAATGCCGGCTGCGCAGCCTGTTCAGCCTCAGACGCATAATGCTGCAGCGGATGACGTGTTATTCCGCGAATTTTTAGCCGGGGCCGGCATTAGCGATCTGCATTTGCTGCCGCCAGAACAATGGCCGGCCCTGATGAGAACGTCCGGCGAACTTTTGCGTGCCATGGTGCAGGGTTTGATGCAGGTATTAAGAGCAAGGGCGGAATTGAAAAGCCAGTTTCGCGTCTCGGTGACCACCATGCGTTCGGTCGATAACAATCCGCTAAAATTTACGCCGAGCGTGGACGATGCCATGAAACTGATCCTGGCACCCACCAACCCCGGGTTTTTGCCGCCCAAGCAAGCTGTCAGTGAAGGATTTAACGACATCATGAACCATCAGATTGCCATGACCGCCGGTATACAGGCGGCGTTGGCGGAAATACTGCGCAGTTTCGATCCGCAACTGATTGAAAGGACGCAAGCCGAGGGTGTTTTGTTTCAGAAAAAGACCAAGTGCTGGGAATATTATGTTGAAAAATATCCGCAGCTCAAAGCGGTCGCGCAGGAAGAGTTTTTTGGCGACGCGTTTGCCGATGCCTATGAAAAACAAATGCTGTTACTAAGCCGGGCAGCGAAAAATTAA
- the icmH gene encoding type IVB secretion system protein IcmH/DotU — MSENDPFGPFGDDDRTVIRPMPGGRRPAPAPAQTPPVQPAQPAPAYAAPPPPLNPAPAPMPGFNPSAPVALPTTEFQQNPMVAAALSMISLASRLRQTAVYPAVDELRQRLSAEVSGFENKLLQTGIGADQVRMASYALCSFLDETILNTPWGSQSNWGHQSLLISFHKEAWGGEKFFDIIGMLVKQPAQNLNLIELAYLFLSLGFQGKFRILSNGLNELEKYRLELYQLIARVKGDYERELSPRWQGLRDVRNALVRYVPLWVVGAVLGVALILTYIGFVLALNARSDQLFAELFGLGKQPIEIAQAAAVIPLPAPVPKPVVPERRERFKQLLAKEIAADMVEVVDDKLLRIRNSFASGSDQLKPQFEPMLKKISDELVAGNDRVLVTGHTDNVPIRSARFPSNWHLSTARAKSVADDMLKAAPALQGKIRSEGRADSEGLVPNDTPEHRAINRRVDLLIQ; from the coding sequence ATGAGTGAAAACGATCCCTTCGGACCTTTCGGCGACGATGACCGCACCGTCATACGGCCCATGCCGGGCGGACGGCGCCCGGCTCCGGCTCCGGCTCAGACGCCTCCCGTGCAACCCGCGCAGCCCGCCCCCGCGTATGCCGCGCCACCGCCGCCGCTAAATCCTGCACCCGCGCCCATGCCGGGATTCAATCCGTCCGCGCCGGTAGCCTTGCCGACCACCGAATTTCAGCAAAACCCCATGGTGGCCGCTGCATTATCAATGATTTCATTGGCCAGCCGTTTACGGCAAACCGCGGTTTATCCGGCGGTGGACGAACTGCGTCAGCGTTTGTCGGCCGAAGTCAGCGGCTTCGAAAATAAATTATTGCAAACCGGCATCGGCGCCGATCAGGTGCGCATGGCCAGCTATGCGCTGTGCAGTTTTCTGGATGAAACCATACTCAATACGCCCTGGGGCTCGCAGAGCAATTGGGGCCATCAAAGTTTGTTGATTTCCTTTCACAAGGAAGCCTGGGGCGGCGAAAAATTTTTCGACATTATCGGCATGCTGGTCAAACAACCGGCTCAAAATCTGAATTTGATCGAACTGGCTTATTTATTTCTCAGTTTAGGTTTTCAGGGCAAGTTTCGGATTTTGTCCAACGGCCTGAACGAACTGGAAAAATACCGGCTTGAGCTGTATCAGTTGATAGCGCGGGTGAAGGGCGATTACGAACGTGAACTATCGCCGCGTTGGCAGGGTTTGCGCGACGTGCGTAATGCCTTGGTGCGCTATGTGCCGTTGTGGGTGGTCGGCGCGGTATTGGGTGTGGCTTTGATTTTGACTTATATCGGCTTTGTGCTGGCTTTGAATGCCCGCTCGGACCAGCTTTTCGCCGAATTATTCGGCTTGGGCAAGCAACCGATCGAAATCGCCCAGGCCGCCGCCGTCATTCCGTTACCGGCACCGGTGCCGAAACCCGTGGTGCCGGAACGCCGTGAACGCTTTAAGCAGTTACTGGCCAAGGAAATTGCCGCCGATATGGTCGAGGTCGTGGACGATAAATTATTACGCATACGTAATTCGTTTGCCTCCGGCAGCGACCAGCTCAAACCCCAGTTCGAACCCATGCTGAAAAAAATCTCCGACGAACTGGTGGCGGGTAACGACCGGGTATTGGTCACGGGCCATACCGATAACGTGCCGATCCGCTCCGCGCGCTTTCCGTCAAATTGGCATTTATCCACTGCCAGGGCCAAATCGGTTGCCGACGATATGTTGAAAGCAGCGCCGGCGCTGCAAGGCAAAATCCGCTCCGAAGGCCGGGCGGACAGCGAAGGCCTGGTGCCTAACGATACTCCCGAACATCGCGCGATCAATCGCCGCGTCGATTTACTGATTCAGTGA